A genomic segment from Actinomycetota bacterium encodes:
- the istA gene encoding IS21 family transposase, translating to MAFREVDVVEIREVLRGWLDGGGLRTIAERAGVDRKTARRYVEAAQAAGLVRDAGQAALCDVLIGAVVERVRPARPNGHGAAWEALAARRADVAGWVKDGKTLVKIEELLARSGTVVPYRTLHRFAVAECGFRVRGTTVRVADGDPGVECQIDFAQMGFITDAETGRRRKVHALILTAVYSRHMYVHLSYGQTLADVIAGCEAAWLHFGGVFKVLVPDNLKPVVIDADPVNPRLSVGWLDYSQHAGFVTDPARVRRPQDKPRVERAVQYVRSNFFDGEDFPSLDAAQQAARRWCTEKAGMRIHGTTAARPLEVFDELEAPLLLPVPPVYDVPLFRSVKVHRDHHCEIGKALYSLPSAYIGVQLDARADSALVKLYHRGQLIKTHPRQRPGGRHTDPADLPTERTGYAMRDLERLQRTADKHGRHIGIYVFRLLDDKLPWTRMRAVYRLLALVRRYDAATVDAACRTALELDVVSVTKIAAMLAKALETAAPDLPAAAGHPAGRFARDPSEFTPAGRRRLHLVPDPTTAEPTE from the coding sequence GTGGCGTTCCGGGAGGTCGATGTGGTGGAGATCCGTGAGGTGCTACGAGGGTGGCTGGACGGGGGTGGGTTACGCACGATCGCCGAACGCGCCGGAGTGGACAGGAAGACGGCGCGTCGGTACGTCGAGGCGGCGCAGGCCGCCGGGCTGGTTCGGGATGCCGGCCAGGCGGCGTTGTGCGACGTGTTGATCGGCGCGGTGGTCGAGCGGGTACGGCCGGCCCGTCCGAACGGTCACGGCGCGGCCTGGGAGGCGTTGGCGGCGCGCCGGGCCGACGTCGCCGGGTGGGTCAAGGACGGCAAGACGCTGGTGAAGATCGAGGAGCTGCTTGCCCGGTCGGGCACGGTGGTGCCGTACCGCACGTTGCACCGGTTCGCGGTCGCGGAGTGCGGGTTCCGGGTGCGTGGCACGACGGTCCGGGTCGCGGACGGGGACCCGGGGGTCGAGTGTCAGATCGACTTCGCCCAGATGGGGTTCATCACCGACGCGGAGACCGGCCGGCGGCGGAAGGTGCATGCGCTGATCCTGACGGCGGTCTATTCGCGGCACATGTACGTCCATCTGTCGTACGGGCAGACGCTGGCCGATGTGATCGCCGGCTGCGAGGCCGCCTGGCTCCACTTCGGTGGCGTGTTCAAGGTTCTCGTGCCCGACAACCTGAAGCCGGTGGTGATCGACGCAGACCCGGTGAACCCGCGGTTGTCGGTCGGTTGGCTAGACTACTCCCAACACGCGGGTTTCGTCACCGACCCGGCGAGAGTCCGCCGGCCACAGGATAAACCACGAGTGGAACGGGCTGTGCAGTATGTCCGGTCGAACTTCTTCGACGGCGAGGACTTCCCCAGTCTGGACGCGGCGCAGCAGGCCGCCCGGCGTTGGTGCACCGAGAAGGCCGGGATGCGGATCCACGGCACGACCGCGGCCCGCCCGTTGGAGGTGTTCGACGAGCTCGAGGCGCCGCTGCTGCTGCCGGTCCCACCGGTCTACGACGTGCCGCTGTTCCGGTCGGTCAAGGTGCACCGGGACCACCACTGTGAGATCGGGAAAGCGCTCTACAGTTTGCCTTCCGCCTACATCGGCGTTCAACTGGACGCCCGCGCGGACTCGGCGCTGGTCAAGCTGTACCACCGCGGCCAACTGATCAAGACCCACCCCCGGCAGCGGCCCGGCGGCCGGCACACCGACCCGGCGGACCTACCCACCGAACGCACCGGGTACGCCATGCGCGACCTGGAACGGTTGCAGCGCACCGCCGACAAGCACGGCCGGCACATCGGCATCTACGTGTTCCGGCTGCTGGACGACAAGCTGCCCTGGACCCGGATGCGTGCGGTCTACCGGCTGCTGGCGCTGGTCCGCCGCTACGACGCCGCGACGGTGGACGCGGCCTGCCGCACCGCCCTGGAGTTGGACGTCGTGTCCGTCACCAAGATCGCCGCGATGCTCGCCAAGGCCCTCGAAACGGCCGCTCCGGACCTGCCGGCGGCCGCCGGACACCCGGCCGGCCGGTTCGCCCGCGACCCGTCCGAGTTCACCCCGGCCGGCCGCCGCCGGCTGCACCTCGTCCCCGACCCCACCACCGCGGAGCCCACCGAATGA
- a CDS encoding ATP-binding protein produces MTTTHTTTINPAGASSAGGPVDPIGTDLLTLLRTLKLSGMKDTLPERLSLAKSRQLSHHQFLEQLLADEVSRRDARSAAARAARAGLLPLMRLETWTEPENLIYDRQLLSDLTTLRFVEAGHNLLVLGAVGVGKSHLATALGHIAVRRRLTVQMIRAEKLFTRLRGARLDQTLEAEFRRLTRLDLLIIDDFALKALDATTTVDFYELCVERHARAVATVVTSNRDPGEWLSMTSDQLLAQSAVDRLTGHAHTLILEGPSYRQRHNPVGGHRSASGDRP; encoded by the coding sequence ATGACCACCACCCACACCACCACCATCAACCCTGCCGGGGCCTCGTCGGCCGGTGGACCGGTCGACCCGATCGGCACGGACCTGCTCACGCTGCTGCGCACCCTGAAGCTGTCCGGGATGAAAGACACCCTCCCGGAACGGCTCTCGCTGGCCAAGAGCCGGCAGCTCAGTCATCACCAGTTCCTGGAACAGCTGCTCGCCGACGAGGTGTCCCGCCGCGACGCCCGGTCCGCCGCCGCCCGGGCCGCCCGCGCCGGGCTGCTGCCGCTGATGCGGCTGGAGACCTGGACCGAACCGGAGAACCTGATCTACGACCGGCAACTGCTGTCGGACCTGACCACCCTGCGGTTCGTCGAGGCCGGGCACAACCTGCTGGTCCTGGGAGCCGTCGGGGTGGGCAAGAGCCATCTGGCCACCGCGCTGGGGCACATCGCGGTCCGTCGGCGGCTGACCGTGCAGATGATCCGGGCGGAGAAGCTGTTCACCCGGCTGCGCGGCGCCCGGCTGGACCAGACCCTGGAGGCCGAGTTCCGCCGACTGACTCGCCTGGACCTGCTGATCATCGACGATTTCGCGCTCAAGGCGCTCGACGCGACCACCACCGTCGACTTCTACGAACTCTGCGTGGAACGGCACGCCAGGGCCGTCGCAACGGTGGTGACGAGCAATCGTGACCCGGGCGAGTGGCTGTCCATGACATCGGACCAACTTCTGGCCCAATCGGCTGTCGACAGGCTGACCGGGCACGCGCACACCCTGATCCTGGAAGGACCGTCCTACCGGCAACGCCACAACCCGGTGGGCGGCCACCGGTCGGCGAGTGGTGACCGGCCATGA